A genomic segment from Streptomyces sp. NBC_00654 encodes:
- a CDS encoding recombinase family protein: protein MRAGWRDVDLWHGYTCTRPRPRAHRQGRLAQYGITVRKVHIDRGRSGYKNVSRKGFDAAITAVTSGVVGVLLVWKLDRLSRKGIGEVGKALDDFSRVGGRLVSVMDGLDTANDSARVTVALLAELARNESRNLGMRVSSAKRFLRQRGQWIGGQPPYGLKVDPDTKRLVHDPETAVYARLIADEALSGKALVHVARFLNEHGIESSRGGKWNSSSVMQLLRGPAFAGLMPQTMYEEAADGTRKYGSKVIPYRDPETLDTVSIGEGIITVGERELIIRQLESRTFPLAGKRHGHKQGTALLTGIARCGLCGARMSQAGTSYACSSNRMGRGCVGVTARVESLDAYVRDAFLSRLPALEPDDDLLAVIAERWVKQEDPEVFAKRDAIEAEIREEEARLADLEEARYVRGEFSGADAIDRYNRLAGRLRGRIEGLRMGLAEMPAPTIDITPLLDGELLGEAWEASDTVGRRERLRLAMDSVTVSKGRRGARFVGHERCDIAWADHSGELVA, encoded by the coding sequence ATGCGCGCAGGTTGGCGTGATGTTGACTTGTGGCACGGGTACACGTGCACGCGTCCGCGCCCCCGAGCTCATCGGCAGGGGCGGCTGGCTCAATACGGGATCACGGTCCGCAAGGTCCACATCGACCGGGGACGGTCCGGTTACAAGAACGTCAGTCGCAAGGGCTTCGATGCCGCGATCACCGCCGTGACCTCCGGAGTCGTCGGTGTGCTGCTCGTGTGGAAGCTCGACCGGTTGAGCCGCAAGGGAATCGGCGAAGTCGGTAAGGCGCTGGACGACTTCAGCCGTGTGGGCGGACGGCTCGTGTCCGTCATGGACGGTCTCGATACGGCGAACGACAGTGCCCGCGTCACCGTCGCGCTGCTTGCTGAGCTTGCCCGCAACGAGTCCCGGAACCTGGGCATGCGCGTCAGCAGCGCGAAGCGGTTCCTGCGGCAGCGTGGCCAGTGGATCGGCGGTCAGCCCCCGTACGGGCTCAAGGTGGACCCGGACACGAAGAGGCTCGTGCACGACCCGGAGACAGCTGTTTACGCGCGTCTGATCGCCGACGAAGCGCTCTCGGGGAAGGCGCTCGTCCATGTGGCGCGTTTCCTCAATGAGCATGGGATCGAGTCGTCGCGTGGTGGAAAGTGGAATTCGTCCAGCGTGATGCAGTTGCTTCGCGGACCCGCTTTCGCAGGTCTCATGCCTCAGACCATGTACGAAGAGGCAGCGGACGGAACTCGGAAGTACGGCTCGAAGGTCATTCCGTACCGCGATCCCGAGACGCTGGACACCGTGAGCATCGGTGAAGGCATCATCACGGTGGGAGAACGTGAACTCATCATCAGGCAGCTTGAGTCCCGCACCTTCCCGCTCGCCGGAAAGCGCCACGGACACAAGCAGGGGACGGCGCTCCTCACCGGGATTGCCCGATGTGGTCTGTGCGGGGCACGCATGAGTCAGGCGGGAACGTCGTATGCCTGTTCCTCGAACCGGATGGGGCGGGGTTGCGTCGGAGTCACCGCACGGGTTGAGAGCCTTGACGCCTATGTGAGGGACGCGTTTCTGAGCCGTCTTCCCGCACTTGAGCCCGACGACGACCTGCTTGCTGTCATCGCGGAGCGCTGGGTGAAGCAGGAAGACCCGGAAGTGTTCGCGAAGCGCGATGCGATTGAGGCGGAGATCAGAGAAGAGGAAGCGCGTCTCGCTGATCTTGAGGAAGCACGGTACGTGCGCGGGGAGTTCAGCGGAGCGGACGCCATCGACCGGTACAACAGGCTTGCGGGAAGGCTCCGAGGGCGTATTGAGGGACTGCGTATGGGGCTCGCTGAGATGCCGGCGCCGACCATCGATATAACCCCGCTATTGGACGGGGAACTTCTCGGAGAGGCGTGGGAAGCCAGCGATACGGTGGGGCGGCGGGAACGGCTCCGGCTCGCGATGGACTCCGTGACCGTCAGCAAGGGGCGACGGGGTGCGCGGTTCGTTGGCCACGAGCGCTGCGACATCGCGTGGGCGGACCACTCGGGGGAGCTGGTGGCGTAA
- a CDS encoding GntR family transcriptional regulator — protein sequence MPAAPLAPAQPPKTSLKQPPAAERVYTHIKEAVLGRRYEGGTLLTEGDLAEAVGVSRTPVREALLRLEVEGLIKLYPKKGALVLAVSAQEIADVVETRLLVEEFAVRRAVPASAQLISRLEQLLEEQRQLAEAGDLAAVSVKDRCFHAEIVRNAGNEILSRLYDQLRDRQLRMGVAVMEAHPGRIAANITEHGELLEAIRAGDADGAAQVVRRHISRVKVLVRGEDR from the coding sequence ATGCCTGCCGCGCCTCTCGCCCCCGCACAGCCGCCCAAGACCTCCCTCAAGCAGCCGCCCGCCGCCGAACGCGTCTACACCCACATCAAGGAAGCGGTCCTCGGCCGTCGCTACGAGGGCGGGACGCTCCTCACCGAAGGTGATCTCGCGGAGGCCGTGGGGGTCTCCCGCACGCCCGTGCGCGAGGCGCTGCTGCGGCTGGAGGTGGAGGGGCTGATCAAGCTCTATCCGAAGAAGGGCGCCCTGGTGCTCGCCGTCTCCGCGCAGGAGATCGCGGATGTGGTGGAGACCCGTCTGCTCGTCGAGGAGTTCGCCGTGCGCCGGGCCGTGCCGGCCTCGGCGCAGCTGATCAGCCGCCTCGAACAACTCCTGGAGGAGCAGCGGCAGCTGGCGGAGGCCGGGGACCTGGCCGCCGTTTCGGTGAAGGACCGCTGTTTCCACGCCGAGATCGTGCGGAACGCGGGCAACGAGATCCTTTCGCGGCTCTACGACCAGCTGCGCGACCGGCAGTTGCGGATGGGCGTCGCGGTGATGGAGGCCCACCCCGGCAGGATCGCCGCCAACATCACGGAGCACGGTGAGCTGCTGGAAGCCATCCGGGCCGGTGACGCGGACGGTGCCGCGCAGGTCGTGCGGCGCCATATCAGCCGGGTCAAGGTGCTGGTCAGGGGTGAGGACCGGTGA
- a CDS encoding Bro-N domain-containing protein produces the protein MTTADRSGTAGRTPVRRDAIDINDFVYGATGARIRRLTMPDGKHWFPAVDVCGQLGYTTPHKTLRDHVPERNREFLETVTGSHGLSVPPGREWRRDLQLIDLRGLILLVSGSTKPSCRPFKQWVADVIATVQQDGSYSLGGPPADSETTGAAPPAVHGVPDRVADAIVRLEERNIRLDEQFAAAQCESLATQREALLAQRATAHALERIADRLDTLFASPSPAPAIPAQVSVPPQPPRPTAQAVLDDWKSRMSVTEDVWSVAVAIAPALAAEGELRQSLESIAERTGLSAHRVNECLRFMRRHACIRSLGGTADGSPHYALNRP, from the coding sequence ATGACCACGGCGGACAGGTCCGGGACGGCGGGGCGGACGCCCGTACGGCGCGACGCGATCGACATCAACGACTTCGTGTACGGGGCGACCGGGGCCCGGATCCGGCGGCTGACGATGCCGGACGGAAAGCACTGGTTCCCGGCGGTGGACGTGTGCGGGCAGCTCGGCTACACAACACCGCACAAGACGCTCCGCGACCACGTGCCCGAGAGAAACCGAGAGTTTCTTGAGACAGTGACTGGAAGTCATGGTCTCAGCGTTCCCCCAGGTAGAGAGTGGCGTCGAGACCTGCAACTCATTGATCTCCGAGGTCTGATCCTGCTGGTCAGCGGCAGCACGAAACCGTCCTGCCGCCCCTTCAAACAATGGGTCGCCGACGTCATCGCCACCGTCCAGCAGGACGGGTCCTACAGCCTCGGCGGGCCTCCGGCCGACTCGGAGACCACCGGTGCCGCACCTCCGGCGGTCCACGGCGTACCGGACCGGGTCGCCGACGCGATCGTACGCCTCGAAGAGCGGAACATCCGCCTCGACGAACAGTTCGCAGCCGCACAGTGCGAGAGTCTGGCTACCCAGCGGGAAGCCCTTCTCGCACAGCGCGCGACGGCGCACGCCCTGGAACGTATTGCCGATCGCCTCGACACCCTGTTCGCCTCCCCCTCCCCCGCCCCCGCGATCCCGGCCCAGGTCTCCGTACCGCCGCAGCCGCCCCGCCCCACCGCCCAGGCCGTTCTGGACGACTGGAAGTCGCGGATGTCCGTGACGGAGGACGTCTGGTCGGTGGCCGTCGCCATCGCCCCCGCACTGGCGGCAGAGGGCGAGTTACGTCAGTCGCTGGAGTCCATCGCGGAGCGCACGGGCCTCAGCGCGCACCGGGTGAACGAGTGCCTCCGGTTCATGCGCCGGCACGCCTGCATCCGCTCCCTCGGCGGTACGGCGGACGGGTCGCCGCACTACGCACTCAACCGCCCATGA
- a CDS encoding carbon-nitrogen family hydrolase — protein sequence MRASLIQIAVDPDESVNSRRKRAVSLVVAQRGADLVVLPELWPVGAFAYTDFAAEAEPLQGPTHEAMAAAAAEAGVWLHAGSFVERAADGTLYNTSLVFSPEGERRAVYRKIHRFGFDKGEAVMMGAGEELVTAALPQTTLGLTTCYDLRFPELYRGLVDAGAETLIVAAGWPERRRAHWTLLAQARAVENQSYVLAVGTAGTHGGVEQAGHSIAVDPWGEILAEAGGGEEVLSVEFDPAKVATTREQFPALKDRRLGLDTPQDVAPAR from the coding sequence GTGCGCGCCTCTCTCATCCAGATCGCAGTAGACCCGGACGAATCAGTCAATTCCCGTCGGAAACGCGCGGTTTCGCTGGTCGTGGCCCAGCGCGGTGCGGATCTGGTGGTCCTTCCCGAGCTCTGGCCGGTCGGCGCGTTCGCGTATACGGACTTCGCCGCCGAGGCCGAACCCCTCCAGGGTCCCACCCATGAGGCGATGGCCGCGGCCGCCGCCGAGGCGGGGGTCTGGCTGCACGCGGGCTCGTTCGTGGAACGGGCCGCGGACGGCACGCTCTACAACACCTCGCTCGTCTTCTCGCCCGAGGGCGAACGCCGTGCCGTGTACCGCAAGATCCACCGCTTCGGCTTCGACAAGGGCGAGGCGGTCATGATGGGCGCGGGCGAGGAGCTGGTCACGGCCGCACTCCCGCAGACCACGCTCGGCCTCACCACCTGCTACGACCTCCGCTTCCCGGAGCTGTACCGCGGACTCGTGGACGCGGGCGCCGAGACGCTGATCGTCGCGGCGGGCTGGCCGGAGCGGCGCCGGGCCCACTGGACACTCCTCGCGCAGGCCCGCGCCGTCGAGAACCAGTCGTACGTCCTGGCCGTCGGCACCGCGGGCACCCATGGCGGGGTCGAGCAGGCCGGGCACAGCATCGCCGTCGATCCGTGGGGCGAGATCCTGGCCGAGGCGGGCGGGGGCGAGGAGGTGCTGAGCGTGGAGTTCGACCCGGCGAAGGTCGCCACCACGCGGGAGCAGTTCCCCGCGCTGAAGGACCGCCGGCTGGGACTGGACACGCCGCAGGACGTGGCCCCGGCGCGCTGA
- a CDS encoding NHL domain-containing thioredoxin family protein codes for MSKRARVRAPELQGRSWINTGGKELSLADFRGRTLVLDFWTFCCVNCLHVLDELRELEEKHRDTVVIIGVHSPKFVHEAEHQAVVDAVERYEVHHPVLDDPELATWKQYAVRAWPTLVVIDPEGYVVAQHAGEGHAHAIEKLVQELEAEHSAKGTLRRGDGPYVAPEPVATYLRFPGKALVLPDGGFLVSDTTRHRLVELDADGESVRGHFGSGDRGLVDGGPADVRFSEPQGLAALPDGRIAVADTVNHAIRVLDPSTGVTSTLAGTGRQWWQGSPTSGPAREVDLSSPWDIAWFAGRLWIAMAGVHQLWTYDPESATVRVAAGTTNEGLVDGPADEAWFAQPSGLAVSADGERLWIADSETSALRWIDRDGHVHTAVGSGLFDFGHRDGAAAQALLQHPLGVTALPDGSVAVCDTYNHALRRFDPASGEVTTLATDLREPSDAVLVDGDLVVVESARHRLTRLRLPEEAVRVTDRAHRTRRAATEVAPGTLRLDVVFQAPAGQKLDTRYGPSTRLLVSATPPELLAVGAGPGTDLGRDLVLADGFTEGVLHVSAMAASCDDDPLNEYPACHVHQQDWGVPLRVTAEGTARLPLVLAGMDAQG; via the coding sequence ATGAGTAAGCGTGCCCGCGTCCGCGCCCCTGAGCTGCAGGGGCGGTCCTGGATCAACACTGGTGGCAAGGAACTGTCCCTCGCGGACTTCCGAGGTCGCACATTGGTGCTAGATTTCTGGACGTTCTGCTGTGTGAACTGTCTCCATGTCCTCGACGAGCTGCGCGAGCTGGAGGAGAAGCACCGCGACACCGTGGTGATCATCGGTGTCCACTCGCCGAAGTTCGTGCACGAGGCCGAGCATCAGGCCGTGGTCGACGCCGTCGAGCGCTACGAGGTCCATCACCCGGTCCTCGACGACCCCGAGCTGGCCACCTGGAAGCAGTACGCCGTACGCGCCTGGCCGACCCTGGTCGTCATCGACCCCGAGGGCTATGTGGTCGCCCAGCACGCGGGCGAGGGCCACGCCCACGCCATCGAGAAGCTCGTCCAGGAGCTGGAGGCCGAGCACTCCGCGAAGGGGACGCTGCGGCGCGGTGACGGCCCGTACGTCGCGCCCGAGCCCGTCGCCACGTATCTGCGCTTCCCGGGCAAGGCACTGGTGCTCCCGGACGGTGGCTTCCTGGTCTCCGACACGACGCGGCACCGGCTGGTCGAGCTGGACGCGGACGGCGAGAGCGTGCGCGGACACTTCGGCAGCGGTGACCGGGGTCTGGTGGACGGGGGGCCGGCCGACGTCAGGTTCAGCGAACCGCAGGGCCTCGCCGCGCTCCCCGACGGGCGGATCGCCGTCGCGGACACCGTCAACCACGCCATCCGTGTCCTCGATCCGTCGACGGGCGTCACGAGCACCCTCGCCGGTACCGGCCGCCAGTGGTGGCAGGGCTCGCCCACCAGTGGCCCGGCGCGCGAGGTGGACCTGTCCTCGCCGTGGGACATCGCGTGGTTCGCCGGCCGGCTGTGGATCGCCATGGCGGGCGTGCACCAGCTGTGGACGTACGACCCGGAGAGCGCGACCGTACGGGTCGCGGCCGGGACGACGAACGAGGGTCTGGTCGACGGGCCCGCCGATGAGGCGTGGTTCGCCCAGCCGTCCGGGCTCGCCGTCTCGGCCGACGGGGAGCGGCTGTGGATCGCCGACTCGGAGACGTCCGCGCTGCGCTGGATCGACCGGGACGGACACGTGCACACGGCCGTCGGATCCGGCCTGTTCGACTTCGGCCACCGTGACGGCGCCGCCGCCCAGGCGCTGCTCCAGCATCCGCTGGGCGTGACCGCGCTGCCCGACGGGTCCGTCGCCGTCTGCGACACGTACAACCACGCCCTGCGGCGTTTCGACCCCGCGAGCGGCGAGGTGACCACCCTGGCCACCGATCTGCGGGAGCCGAGCGACGCCGTGCTGGTCGACGGTGACCTGGTCGTCGTCGAGTCCGCCCGTCACCGGCTGACCCGGCTGCGGCTGCCCGAGGAGGCCGTGCGCGTCACGGACCGGGCGCATCGCACCCGGCGCGCGGCCACCGAGGTCGCCCCCGGCACCCTCCGGCTCGATGTGGTCTTCCAGGCGCCCGCCGGACAGAAGCTGGACACCCGGTACGGGCCCTCGACCCGGCTGCTGGTCTCCGCGACCCCGCCCGAGCTGCTGGCGGTCGGGGCCGGGCCAGGCACCGATCTGGGCCGCGATCTGGTGCTGGCGGACGGGTTCACCGAAGGTGTCCTGCACGTCTCCGCGATGGCGGCGTCGTGCGACGACGACCCGCTCAACGAGTACCCGGCCTGCCACGTGCACCAACAGGACTGGGGCGTCCCCCTCCGAGTGACCGCGGAGGGAACGGCCCGGCTGCCGCTGGTGCTGGCGGGGATGGACGCACAGGGCTGA
- a CDS encoding nitrate/nitrite transporter, which translates to MSSAAAPTLSLPGDPPGGRRAAWVWGIGVAVYFVAIVFRTSLGVAGLDAADRFDVNASALSTFSILQLLVYAGMQIPVGLMVDRLGTKKVLAVGAVLFTVGQLGFALSPSYGTALASRALLGCGDAMTFISVLRLGSRWFPARRGPLIGQVAALFGMAGNLVSTLFIARALHGLGWTTTFAGSAVAGVVVLVLLMLFLKDHPEGHEPPPAEHAGPAYVRKQIAAAWREPGTRLGMWVHFTTQFPAMVFLLLWGMPFLVEAQGLSRGTAGELLTLVVLSNMVVGLVYGQIIARHHAARAPLALGTAGLTALLWAVTIFHPGDHAPMWLLIVLCTVLGACGPASMIGFDFARPANPPERQGTASGIVNMGGFIASMTTLFAVGVLLDATGDNYRVAFASVFVLEALGVVQILRLHARATLRERDHHVVSRVEAVHVPA; encoded by the coding sequence GTGAGCTCTGCCGCCGCTCCCACCCTGTCCCTGCCCGGTGATCCGCCCGGCGGCCGGCGTGCCGCCTGGGTGTGGGGCATCGGGGTCGCCGTCTACTTCGTCGCCATCGTCTTCCGCACGAGCCTGGGGGTCGCCGGGCTCGACGCCGCCGACCGGTTCGACGTCAACGCCTCGGCGCTGTCGACGTTCTCCATCCTCCAACTGCTCGTCTACGCGGGCATGCAGATACCCGTCGGCCTGATGGTCGACCGGCTCGGCACCAAGAAGGTCCTCGCCGTCGGGGCCGTCCTGTTCACGGTCGGGCAGCTGGGCTTCGCGCTCTCCCCCTCCTACGGAACGGCGCTCGCCTCCCGGGCGCTGCTCGGCTGCGGGGACGCGATGACGTTCATCAGCGTGCTGCGGCTCGGCAGCCGCTGGTTCCCGGCCCGGCGCGGGCCGCTGATCGGTCAGGTCGCGGCGCTCTTCGGGATGGCGGGCAACCTCGTCTCGACCCTCTTCATCGCCCGCGCGCTGCACGGCCTCGGCTGGACCACGACGTTCGCCGGGAGCGCGGTCGCGGGTGTGGTGGTGCTGGTGTTGCTGATGCTGTTCCTCAAGGACCACCCCGAAGGGCATGAACCGCCGCCCGCCGAGCACGCCGGGCCCGCGTACGTCCGCAAGCAGATCGCCGCCGCGTGGCGGGAGCCCGGCACCCGGCTCGGCATGTGGGTGCACTTCACCACGCAGTTCCCGGCCATGGTGTTCCTGCTGCTGTGGGGGATGCCGTTCCTGGTGGAGGCGCAGGGGCTGAGCCGGGGGACCGCCGGTGAACTGCTCACGCTGGTGGTGCTCTCCAACATGGTGGTCGGGCTCGTCTACGGGCAGATCATCGCCCGGCACCACGCCGCACGCGCCCCGCTCGCGCTGGGCACGGCGGGGCTGACGGCCCTGCTCTGGGCCGTCACGATCTTCCACCCGGGCGACCATGCGCCGATGTGGCTGCTGATCGTCCTGTGCACGGTGCTCGGGGCCTGCGGTCCCGCTTCGATGATCGGTTTCGACTTCGCCCGGCCCGCCAATCCTCCGGAGCGTCAGGGCACCGCGTCGGGGATCGTCAACATGGGTGGTTTCATCGCGTCGATGACCACACTGTTCGCGGTCGGTGTGCTGCTGGACGCGACCGGCGACAACTATCGCGTCGCTTTCGCCTCGGTCTTCGTCCTGGAGGCGCTCGGCGTCGTACAGATCCTGCGGCTGCATGCCAGGGCGACGCTCAGGGAACGCGACCACCATGTGGTCAGCCGGGTCGAAGCGGTCCACGTACCCGCGTAG
- a CDS encoding maleylpyruvate isomerase family mycothiol-dependent enzyme — protein sequence MTVHPSLQTYADAATHSIEAIAELVKPLVEGEWNRRTPCPAWSVRDVVSHIIGMECEMLGDPRPIHTLPRDLYHIQSDFARYMEMQVDVRRHHTAPEMTSELEYTLIRRARQLRNENRSPDTMVRAPLGAEQTLEVALHMRAVDLWVHEQDLRVTLGVPGNLDSPGAHIVRDTLLQGLPKVVAKDAGAPANSAVVLDVHGPLEFLRTVRVDADGRGSIDGAPSLGPAVTLAMDWETYYRLACGRVRATAVPDRVKIEGDQELAAAILHHFAVMP from the coding sequence GTGACCGTCCATCCCAGCCTCCAGACCTACGCCGACGCCGCGACCCACTCCATCGAGGCGATAGCCGAGCTGGTGAAGCCACTCGTCGAGGGGGAGTGGAACCGCCGTACACCCTGCCCCGCCTGGTCGGTCCGTGATGTCGTGTCGCACATCATCGGCATGGAGTGCGAGATGCTAGGCGACCCGCGCCCCATCCACACACTGCCGCGCGACCTCTACCACATACAGAGCGACTTCGCCCGCTACATGGAGATGCAGGTCGACGTACGGCGCCACCACACCGCGCCCGAGATGACCTCCGAGCTGGAGTACACGCTCATCCGCCGCGCCCGCCAGCTGCGCAACGAGAACCGCTCCCCCGACACGATGGTCCGGGCGCCTCTCGGCGCGGAGCAGACCCTCGAAGTGGCACTGCACATGCGGGCCGTCGATCTCTGGGTGCACGAGCAGGACCTGCGCGTCACGCTGGGCGTCCCGGGAAATCTGGACTCCCCCGGCGCCCACATCGTCCGGGACACCCTGCTCCAGGGGCTCCCCAAGGTGGTCGCCAAGGACGCGGGCGCTCCGGCCAATTCGGCCGTCGTACTCGATGTGCACGGGCCGCTGGAGTTCCTGCGCACGGTCCGGGTCGACGCGGACGGCCGCGGTTCGATCGACGGCGCGCCGTCGCTGGGCCCCGCGGTGACGCTCGCGATGGACTGGGAGACGTACTACCGCCTGGCCTGCGGCCGGGTCCGGGCGACAGCGGTCCCGGACCGCGTCAAGATCGAGGGCGACCAGGAGCTGGCCGCGGCGATCCTGCACCACTTCGCCGTCATGCCGTAG
- a CDS encoding LURP-one-related/scramblase family protein, whose protein sequence is MRLLVRERLFAVGDDYWIEDTEGRKVFLVDGKAMRVRDTFELKDRDGRVLVELRQKLVSLRDTMVIERGGEELARVRRKRLSLLRNHYRVTLVDGTELDVSGRILDREFAIDYDGELLAQVSRRLLTIRDTYGIEVVREEADAALLIAVSMCVIVLADKEREGHEE, encoded by the coding sequence ATGAGACTTCTCGTACGTGAGCGGCTGTTCGCCGTCGGTGACGACTACTGGATCGAGGACACCGAGGGACGCAAGGTCTTCCTGGTCGACGGCAAGGCCATGCGGGTACGCGACACCTTCGAGCTGAAGGACCGCGACGGCCGGGTACTCGTCGAACTGCGGCAGAAGCTGGTCAGTCTGCGCGACACGATGGTCATCGAGCGCGGGGGCGAGGAACTGGCCAGGGTCAGGCGCAAGCGGCTCTCGCTGCTGCGCAACCACTACCGGGTGACGCTGGTGGACGGCACGGAGCTGGATGTCAGCGGCAGGATCCTGGACCGCGAGTTCGCCATCGACTACGACGGGGAGCTGCTCGCGCAGGTCTCGCGGCGCCTGCTGACGATCCGGGACACGTACGGCATCGAGGTCGTGCGCGAGGAGGCCGATGCCGCGCTGCTCATCGCCGTGTCGATGTGCGTGATCGTGCTCGCGGACAAGGAGCGTGAGGGGCACGAGGAGTGA